A DNA window from Doryrhamphus excisus isolate RoL2022-K1 chromosome 2, RoL_Dexc_1.0, whole genome shotgun sequence contains the following coding sequences:
- the stbd1 gene encoding uncharacterized protein stbd1: MAFKGSNGVAVERRVDLASLFCMIGRHGPAVALAVFAVVSVLAGFVIYRTVRGKRRRKTEEDKNPLTERDESVTQAGSEAERSAAPTEVTNEDSLDVSNERKELTETHPKVRQRRATATAAAAEKDLSLRSPPKSDVQAPVNRHDASPQTRGMESVPSSSTEANVYSEDCCPILAGDAGVCHLSVIDAGVKDEVLKEWDLTTDEDIVMEKSTQEGNASLMGEYADHDKQDNGATLEIERVELNLEEYVIPTHKNQNHDIEDVHHRQDITPGEGRTIEVIRAEEEKKVDVDLLKNTPVNVDAQSPKLEYNEDHSLTCNQVTDVLPAKADTAESGQIGSSSEDKGGSSVQTMVDDLVSLITSDVIAHMDQSANDQKSQKVEVLTVDQDGALPVTLGQSITGMIGNGTTTAEEEAPVYRMFQTHVLLSDDQESVQEIDDNPTGPDTIGDTDPSIQELRVASAVDTDARDYILQQNGENDDDFSFVVIDPALHMTLPLCEPSELRDNDISCGVGEESGISSMAVSPDLLDPGNTLELPLMDHEPRDEEKPEPPTCLLADVATLSGVEDVASGMGFEPHPEPLSKHGSLTANWDLVSHEVQKVEVASDVWKNQVDMKVSEGASVREKMKCAENKDDAYAQTEINIMEATMDHNEWITDGNQHLPWMNISLGSSSHYPTTRLLPTEECIHTDRDPPTLSEVKQINGLHENTGSKNVRVTFRVHYFTQSPFQSLAVTGNHQGLGNWKGFIPLERAKDGLWAGMVSLPAESHVQWKFVVVDKGAVCRWEECGNRLLHTGRGDDLLVHKWWGFL; this comes from the exons ATGGCCTTCAAAGGCAGCAACGGCGTGGCCGTGGAGAGACGTGTCGACCTGGCGTCCCTTTTCTGTATGATCGGGCGGCACGGTCCGGCCGTGGCTCTGGCCGTGTTCGCTGTGGTGTCCGTGCTGGCGGGCTTCGTCATCTACCGAACCGTCAgggggaagaggaggaggaagaccgAAGAAGACAAGAACCCCCTGACGGAGAGAGACGAGTCTGTAACGCAGGCCGGATCGGAAGCAGAAAGATCTGCTGCCCCAACAG AAGTTACAAATGAAGACTCGTTAGATGTAAGCAACGAGCGTAAAGAGCTGACGGAAACTCACCCTAAAGTCCGGCAACGTcgtgctactgctactgctgctgctgctgagaagGACTTGTCGCTACGTTCGCCTCCTAAGAGTGACGTCCAAGCACCAGTCAACCGCCATGATGCTTCACCTCAGACACGGGGAATGGAATCGGTGCCATCCTCTTCCACTGAAGCAAATGTGTACTCGGAGGACTGCTGTCCGATCCTGGCGGGTGATGCTGGTGTTTGTCACCTCAGTGTGATAGACGCCGGTGTTAAGGATGAA GTATTGAAAGAATGGGATCTTACCACAGATGAGGATATTGTCATGGAGAAATCCACACAAGAGGGAAACGCTTCTCTTATGGGGGAATATGCTGATCATGACAAACAAGACAATGGAGCCACACTGGAGATTGAAAGAGTGGAGCTCAACTTGGAAGAATATGTCATTCCAACACACAAGAACCAAAATCACGATATTGAGGATGTACATCACCGCCAAGACATCACTCCGGGAGAGGGGAGAACAATCGAGGTCATCCGGGCTGAAGAGGAGAAGAAAGTAGACGTAGATCTCTTGAAGAACACGCCTGTTAATGTTGATGCTCAGTCACCGAAGTTGGAGTATAACGAGGACCATAGCCTCACATGCAACCAAGTGACTGATGTTCTCCCAGCTAAAGCTgatactgcagagagtggtcaAATAGGTAGCAGTAGTGAAGACAAAGGCGGGTCAAGTGTCCAAACAATGGTTGACGATCTTGTGTCACTTATCACCTCTGATGTAATAGCCCACATGGACCAGTCAGCAAATGATCAAAAATCACAGAAAGTAGAAGTTCTGACTGTGGATCAAGATGGGGCACTTCCAGTAACATTGGGTCAAAGCATAACTGGAATGATTGGAAATGGTACAACCACAGCGGAAGAAGAGGCACCGGTTTACCGTATGTTCCAAACCCATGTTCTCCTCAGTGATGATCAAGAAAGCGTTCAGGAGATCGACGATAATCCAACTGGTCCTGATACAATTGGAGATACAGATCCATCCATTCAGGAACTGAGGGTTGCCTCTGCAGTTGATACAGATGCCAGAGACTACATCCTCCAACAAAATGGcgaaaatgatgatgatttttcttttgttgtcattgatCCTGCTCTTCACATGACCCTACCGCTGTGTGAGCCTAGCGAGCTGAGGGATAACGATATCTCATGTGGTGTCGGTGAAGAGAGCGGAATATCCAGCATGGCCGTCAGTCCTGATTTGCTAGATCCCGGCAATACCTTGGAGCTGCCGTTGATGGATCATGAGCCACGGGACGAGGAGAAACCAGAACCTCCAACTTGCCTCTTGGCTGACGTTGCAACTCTGTCAGGCGTGGAAGACGTTGCATCAGGAATGGGGTTTGAACCTCACCCAGAGCCACTATCTAAACACGGGTCATTAACAGCGAATTGGGACCTGGTGAGCCATGAAGTCCAAAAAGTGGAGGTGGCAAGTGATGTTTGGAAAAATCAAGTGGACATGAAAGTTTCTGAAGGTGCAAGTGTTCGAGAGAAAATGAAATGTGCAGAAAATAAAGACGACGCCTATGCACAGACTGAAATAAATATCATGGAGGCAACTATGGACCATAACGAGTGGATCACAGATGGTAACCAACACCTTCCCTGGATGAACATCTCTCTGGGGTCTTCTAGCCATTATCCCACAACCCGCCTGCTTCCCACTGAAGAATGCATCCACACGGATCGAGACCCCCCGACTCTCTCTGAAGTCAAGCAAATAAATGGACTCCATGAAAACACAGGAAGTAAGAACGTCAGGGTGACCTTCCGGGTCCACTACTTCACCCAATCGCCCTTCCAGTCGTTGGCCGTCACGGGGAACCATCAGGGGCTCGGGAACTGGAAGGGGTTCATCCCTCTCGAGAGAGCGAAGGACGGACTCTGGGCCGGCATGGTGAGTCTTCCCGCCGAGAGCCACGTGCAGTGGAAGTTTGTGGTGGTGGACAAGGGGGCGGTGTGTCGCTGGGAAGAATGCGGTAACAGACTTCTCCATACCGGACGTGGTGACGACCTGCTCGTGCACAAATGGTGGGGATTCCTGTGA
- the LOC131111143 gene encoding dynein axonemal intermediate chain 2-like isoform X1 yields the protein MDFVHEYVKLRSDFGRQCLFSDRHVELLADVPSNPKLAQNFSPRETRDVGVQGCWQMSEHEVNTQRIEYDNCGINHVEGGWPKDINHLEMEQTIRFRKKVEKDEGYMNSIQLLGTLAGQCVGQNNAVDIYEQYFEKEDMLEEIQGAPSAKTVNVFRDRNEIKRYVTSLSWHPDKGRSLAAAYSCLDFQSATAGMSTDSYIWNTENPTKPEMTLKPEFQLVCLEYNPNDLHTLIGGSCNGQIVFWDTRIGGDPVELSNLEHSHRDPVYKAIWLQSETGTEAFSASTDGQILWWDVRQLSKPMERLVLDLGWEENLNNALGAISLEYDVTMPDNFLVGTDLGVVVYCNRTAEILSEKVVCIYDGHYGPVYAVKRNPFFPRNFLTVGDWGARIWSEDIKDSSIMWTKYQMSYLTDACWSPVRPSVFFTVKMDGVLDVWDILFKQSDPTLSVKVCDDALCSLNAHENGRMLACGSQKGVITLLEICSGLCTLQQNEQGHMEEMLERETKRERILRSQKSGDENTDSKQLILRAERDFHNLLQAEQRKRGLESRQWRQPQ from the exons ATGGATTTTGTGCATGAGTATGTAAAGCTCCGCAGTGACTTTGGCCGCCAATGTCTCTTTTCTGACCGTCACGTGGAGCTGCTTGCCGACGTTCCATCAAATCCGAAGCTGGCTCAGAACTTCTCTCCGAGGGAGACCAGAGATGTCGGGGTACAGGGTTGCTGGCAAATGTCGGAACATGAG GTGAATACGCAACGGATTGAGTATGACAACTGTGGGATAAACCATGTGGAAGGAGGGTGGCCCAAAGACATCAACCACTTGGAGATGGAGCAAACTATTCGTTTTAGGAAGAAGGTGGAGAAAGATGAGGGCTACATGAATAGCATACAGCTGCTTGGCACG CTTGCAGGACAATGTGTTGGACAGAACAATGCTGTGGATATCTATGAACAGTATTTTGAGAAGGAGGACATGTTGGAAGAGATTCAGGGAGCGCCATCTGCCAAAACTGTTAATGTGTTCAG GGACCGTAATGAAATAAAACGGTATGTCACCTCTCTCTCTTGGCATCCCGATAAAGGCAGAAGTCTAGCGGCCGCCTACTCCTGCCTTGACTTTCAGAGTGCCACTGCAGGCATGAGCACAGACTCATACATTTGGAACACTG AGAACCCTACCAAACCTGAGATGACTCTCAAACCAGAATTTCAACTTGTCTGTCTGGAGTACAACCCCAATGACTTGCATACTCTAATCGGTGGCTCCTGTAACGGACAGATTG TGTTTTGGGACACCCGTATAGGCGGTGATCCAGTCGAGCTTTCCAATCTGGAGCACAGTCACAGAGACCCTGTCTACAAGGCAATTTGGTTACAATCCGAAACTGGGACAGAAGCATTTTCTGCCTCCACTGATGGGCAG aTTCTGTGGTGGGATGTCCGCCAGCTGAGCAAGCCTATGGAGCGGCTGGTTCTAGACCTAGGTTGGGAGGAAAACTTGAACAATGCTTTAGGAGCCATCTCTCTGGAGTATGACGTTACCATG CCAGACAACTTCTTGGTTGGAACAGACCTAGGTGTTGTCGTGTACTGTAACAGGACGGCTGAGATTCTGTCTGAGAAGGTTGTCTGTATATACGATGGCCACTACGGACCTGTCTACGCCGTTAAGAGGAACCCTTTCTTCCCAAGAAATTTCCTCACCGTGGGGGATTGGGGAGCCCGCATCTGGTCCGAGGACATCAAGGATTCATCTATAATGTGGACTAA GTATCAGATGTCCTACTTGACAGATGCCTGCTGGAGTCCTGTCAGACCTTCCGTCTTCTTCACCGTGAAGATGGATGGTGTGCTCGATGTTTGGGACATTTTGTTTAAGCAAAGCGACCCCACGTTGAGtgtgaag GTGTGTGATGATGCTTTGTGTAGCCTCAATGCTCATGAGAATGGACGCATGTTAGCTTGCGGCTCCCAGAAAGGAGTCATTACACTACTGGAGATCTGCTCAGGGTTGTGCACCCTACAGCAGAATGAACAAGGCCACATGGAAGAG ATGTTAGAGCGTGAGACAAAGCGCGAAAGGATCCTTAGGTCTCAGAAAAGTGGGGACGAGAACACAGATTCAAAACAGCTGATCCTGAGAGCTGAGCGAGACTTCCACAACCTCCTGCAGGCAGAGCAGAGGAAGAGAGGCTTGGAGTCGAGACAGTGGAGGCAGCCACAATAA
- the LOC131111143 gene encoding dynein axonemal intermediate chain 2-like isoform X2 — MDFVHEYVKLRSDFGRQCLFSDRHVELLADVPSNPKLAQNFSPRETRDVGVQGCWQMSEHEVNTQRIEYDNCGINHVEGGWPKDINHLEMEQTIRFRKKVEKDEGYMNSIQLLGTLAGQCVGQNNAVDIYEQYFEKEDMLEEIQGAPSAKTVNVFRDRNEIKRYVTSLSWHPDKGRSLAAAYSCLDFQSATAGMSTDSYIWNTENPTKPEMTLKPEFQLVCLEYNPNDLHTLIGGSCNGQIVFWDTRIGGDPVELSNLEHSHRDPVYKAIWLQSETGTEAFSASTDGQILWWDVRQLSKPMERLVLDLGWEENLNNALGAISLEYDVTMPDNFLVGTDLGVVVYCNRTAEILSEKVVCIYDGHYGPVYAVKRNPFFPRNFLTVGDWGARIWSEDIKDSSIMWTNDGCYWVYQVSDVLLDRCLLESCQTFRLLHREDGWCARCLGHFV, encoded by the exons ATGGATTTTGTGCATGAGTATGTAAAGCTCCGCAGTGACTTTGGCCGCCAATGTCTCTTTTCTGACCGTCACGTGGAGCTGCTTGCCGACGTTCCATCAAATCCGAAGCTGGCTCAGAACTTCTCTCCGAGGGAGACCAGAGATGTCGGGGTACAGGGTTGCTGGCAAATGTCGGAACATGAG GTGAATACGCAACGGATTGAGTATGACAACTGTGGGATAAACCATGTGGAAGGAGGGTGGCCCAAAGACATCAACCACTTGGAGATGGAGCAAACTATTCGTTTTAGGAAGAAGGTGGAGAAAGATGAGGGCTACATGAATAGCATACAGCTGCTTGGCACG CTTGCAGGACAATGTGTTGGACAGAACAATGCTGTGGATATCTATGAACAGTATTTTGAGAAGGAGGACATGTTGGAAGAGATTCAGGGAGCGCCATCTGCCAAAACTGTTAATGTGTTCAG GGACCGTAATGAAATAAAACGGTATGTCACCTCTCTCTCTTGGCATCCCGATAAAGGCAGAAGTCTAGCGGCCGCCTACTCCTGCCTTGACTTTCAGAGTGCCACTGCAGGCATGAGCACAGACTCATACATTTGGAACACTG AGAACCCTACCAAACCTGAGATGACTCTCAAACCAGAATTTCAACTTGTCTGTCTGGAGTACAACCCCAATGACTTGCATACTCTAATCGGTGGCTCCTGTAACGGACAGATTG TGTTTTGGGACACCCGTATAGGCGGTGATCCAGTCGAGCTTTCCAATCTGGAGCACAGTCACAGAGACCCTGTCTACAAGGCAATTTGGTTACAATCCGAAACTGGGACAGAAGCATTTTCTGCCTCCACTGATGGGCAG aTTCTGTGGTGGGATGTCCGCCAGCTGAGCAAGCCTATGGAGCGGCTGGTTCTAGACCTAGGTTGGGAGGAAAACTTGAACAATGCTTTAGGAGCCATCTCTCTGGAGTATGACGTTACCATG CCAGACAACTTCTTGGTTGGAACAGACCTAGGTGTTGTCGTGTACTGTAACAGGACGGCTGAGATTCTGTCTGAGAAGGTTGTCTGTATATACGATGGCCACTACGGACCTGTCTACGCCGTTAAGAGGAACCCTTTCTTCCCAAGAAATTTCCTCACCGTGGGGGATTGGGGAGCCCGCATCTGGTCCGAGGACATCAAGGATTCATCTATAATGTGGACTAA TGATGGCTGTTACTGGGTTTATCAGGTATCAGATGTCCTACTTGACAGATGCCTGCTGGAGTCCTGTCAGACCTTCCGTCTTCTTCACCGTGAAGATGGATGGTGTGCTCGATGTTTGGGACATTTTGTTTAA